In Montipora capricornis isolate CH-2021 chromosome 4, ASM3666992v2, whole genome shotgun sequence, a single genomic region encodes these proteins:
- the LOC138046551 gene encoding uncharacterized protein gives MPPKKRSTPTTRSQSKRPRTSELTEETAESVTATPPPNLMTVDVQALSATISLAVTQAFQQALGQVKAPTPVTTEVVEASVQDEVSVLTEGIVPKKDPSEFRLIHHLSYPPGSSVNDFIPEDCSSVHYASINDAISVIKRKGAGCFMAKTDVKSAFRIIPIHPNDFALLGMKWQNSYYFDRCLPMGCSSSCAIFEAFSTALEWLAINRLGASGVLHILDDFLFIADSQDNCHADLTNFLGMCEYLGVPIAQEKTVGPDTTLQFAGITLDSVMQEARLPVDKLQKCRMLLRTFYKRRKVTLRELQSLLGLLNFTCSVIVPGRAFLRRMIDLTKGAKRPYHRIRLSKEAKSDMVTWLTFLDKFNGKTFFLDDRWDTSSSLDLFTDAAGSKGYGAIFGSVS, from the exons ATGCCGCCCAAGAAGCGTTCCACACCCACCACCCGATCGCAATCCAAAAGGCCAAGGACTTCAGAGCTCACCGAGGAAACAGCAGAATCAGTTACTGCCACGCCTCCCCCGAACCTAATGACGGTGGACGTGCAAGCTCTGTCCGCAACTATATCTCTCGCTGTCACCCAAGCTTTCCAGCAGGCACTTGGGCAGGTCAAAGCACCAACTCCGGTCACTACGGAGGTTGTAGAGGCGTCGGTACAGGATGAAGTTTCCGTGCTCACCGAAG GCATAGTTCCCAAGAAGGATCCCTCGGAATTTCGTCTTATACACCATTTATCCTATCCCCCCGGCTCCTCTGTTAATGATTTTATTCCCGAGGATTGTTCGTCAGTTCACTATGCGTCGATCAACGATGCCATATCTGTCATCAAACGGAAGGGGGCTGGTTGTTTTATGGCGAAAACAGATGTCAAGTCTGCTTTTCGAATCATACCAATTCATCCCAATGACTTTGCTCTGTTGGGCATGAAATGGCAGAACTCATACTACTTCGATCGCTGTCTCCCCATGGGCTGCTCCTCTTCATGCGCTATTTTTGAAGCTTTCAGTACGGCGCTAGAGTGGCTTGCCATAAACCGTTTAGGAGCTTCGGGGGTCCTACACATTTTAGACGATTTCCTGTTTATTGCTGATAGCCAAGACAATTGCCATGCCGACTTAACTAATTTTCTTGGCATGTGCGAGTACCTCGGTGTGCCCATAGCACAGGAAAAAACTGTCGGCCCAGATACGACTTTACAGTTTGCGGGGATCACGCTTGACTCGGTAATGCAAGAAGCCAGGCTGCCGGTTGATAAGCTTCAGAAATGTCGTATGTTGTTGCGTACCTTTTATAAACGGCGTAAAGTTACTCTTAGGGAATTGCAGTCTTTATTAGGCCTTTTAAATTTTACCTGCTCAGTTATTGTCCCAGGCCGCGCCTTTCTTCGCCGCATGATTGATCTTACCAAAGGTGCCAAGCGCCCGTACCACCGCATTCGCCTAAGTAAAGAAGCCAAGTCCGACATGGTCACTTGGCTTACATTTTTGGATAAGTTTAACggcaaaacgtttttcttgGACGATAGATGGGACACGTCGTCTTCCCTCGATCTGTTTACTGATGCCGCCGGTTCTAAGGGCTATGGTGCGATCTTTG GATCGGTGAGCTAG